The following proteins are encoded in a genomic region of Drosophila bipectinata strain 14024-0381.07 chromosome XL, DbipHiC1v2, whole genome shotgun sequence:
- the PsGEF gene encoding uncharacterized protein PsGEF isoform X4 has protein sequence MPTMTRMHRHSSSSAVVEENRGRRRGPGAGDANKENFGVHFMSSPFGNASLIALQDLSNVHGKSPQRRSFSEGSGPRQATPQLAALRSCLPRGGVGVGGGAAALEDSQLSSSRMGDTTLDRMLDAIIESARKEVRYKPNVVATATTTAAPTTTVLPENAEWSETSVHEMEVRTPTHLKRQRVVRRKNPHKTTGPTTGGQRPTSTTTTAQQLEHIPSTKRCLSFSSSSNSSDLEVEEDDEENQQVAKRGSLATPPSHCTTTSSTSSGSSGSSSGATDFGEASPRGSIDLSISYDAKEQKLNVHVIRCRDLQRSHGGNGGSINAYVKVALSGTGSGYGSGSGSGSSGQRDQRTAVHRHSSRPYFDQRFSFPICGGDFKDNDDFKEQSLQLAVWHRDRHLKRSEFLGCSTFPLSELLQPHAGTTAGSYKLQAQGCPPPSHRQSRENQHHNHQSHASVSAASTNPGENPEKAAAAGGGGGEREGEEQENSTEMAAITATPQKAAATTGTGTGSVSVSGSTAAALTLNDEVISISIDGDPSQQAGQQPMRLSKKALHQRDADENLFLRFLELDPPADGNANSTTVGATGDKTANSSSNAKANESNANHLNGSASRRHSTMPNSAGGGGGGAGVGGGSGSGRQTGRTPFTMTKRLTRTEERGFGFSIVWTHPPRVEKVEAGLSADRCGILPGDYVIFVDMHNVVTMPEADVLNLIRSQGSALTLEIFRRSGAGATTISTATTATATAIAAAPPKKIYGLDAGIGIGIGVEEPLLPTSLSTTSTHAQPQGVVSSLQRSASSRVQTAISRPATACSGTTSSIEAAKRRLHLPQVTFSKESIVPITDNRRRFLLQLISREQNFTAALHFGVQRFVQPLVERKDLISPNDHRTLFQNIDELLRIAEDILEQLCSSEQQDQDQPQMNFASRVYLSKTTAICAAYKKYCNGIKRADCVLVNKSRQTGSEFIAFITEPAVPRKRPDLTMFIHRPLQHFREILKLMQLLAGNCHVDTEEHKNFSTVIAELQAAYREITVSSGLMEPLGEGRPLLTLQDLESRMVFTKCKPFTLAVQGRQWIFGGDLSRVEGRSVKPYWTLLFSDIIVFAKVSRDRVLFITEEPIPIANVVDSCFHMRKKTTEFRLTVDPNGRLAESPTGYCAPDLTRTPKRGARRKSLILRAPSLELKAVWQNLLQRQIFLVNAALGSTPLSSPLDSPDVLNTLVPLSDIGLTSASMGSMKLPSLDSIHLKQQQKQQQRSNNSQTAATDRSVDRSHGPHSHSGHSGHAVEQIELLIDEKCRILNKTGTPKSSALHLANWMKGQLDKQQQQARLAAIARSQENVSAEDEQLIFNSDSEQDERITYWTRQQLEKRTKELNLAKENGGLSAKPNFGGKRLSGVEELSMSATSDIYSTTSEAEGVTSQISQSHSTTSDSQITVRSSPIVLDKLAVCRHCHKNCQQSGGGAVRPGGVNTSNSTPVLLCNSLKVQHSQSSPNRCCKLNGLGAGEHGADKGSETRTGARTGTETGTGSMTSMSSSTITGEFSSKVVASSSRRETGDTESDVAQLITDEISISQSEATDDSVGAIPNSSSSAGDSKLRHLEQNTVTATPASPSLPNGHCSGGTGGSPKPLPPPRRTRIVAQMCQEPARPKANQQVKAIVTITETARIMRSSPTKGSSSVGGSPAKYSACHCRCTPEDFTNAQLSPDKMEHQTCKLLESPKQTATTMKQQQEKQEDDQLSLMLIGLAQFAPAAKLCGQDRLAKEEKSLSSSTPTIAVVPPTPDAVLTKTTTHVWDNSGCSSNGTGTATTSTATTTTKQPRQAIIENIPEDSCDESPLDEEPPYRPMSSALRRFGTMSSLEKLPSDDRMDEADELDDDLEPYTSNGHVSPPQNDEDDEEEARSDKALVQNLNDLGGASSSSGILVNGDVLASGAWTNRAGAFVSDKMSFFEESRAFIDKYLGRWNAGDGQQSQQQSHHQPGTASETDEQMDECTSGATSGEEVWGTPTSGGDNDDQDMQLINSENTHSSPTKSSTSLNDDDDTELMMDELLMAPPMTASTIRGLLPRRRLEPLFEEETESDEEKTQQDSDDVKKVGGSNDQWPLPRGFGWKFKRQRGGASGGGGGGGSPTTSSSPSCAGSGGGSSGAAVGGGGAAAAPGATASDGDGTTSLGHHTFTTHHSHYHASGSRPGSSSGLILRVSARSAPIRRRRGAGGQISDASSDAGSDGDEYGDRIHDDDDDDDDDDEDDDDEGHNHIDDDDDDDAESSSLIDYYNNQQRERHYQLRRQSQRQASGEVRPASAASASFAAHADRSKRCQGQNGATSKKIWRYC, from the exons ATGCCAACCATGACGAGAATGCATCGCCACTCCAGCTCCAGTGCCGTGGTGGAGGAGAATCGCGGCCGGAGACGCGGCCCTGGCGCGGGTGATGCCAACAAGGAGAACTTCGGGGTGCACTTTATGAGCAGTCCGTTTGGCAATGCCAGCCTGATTGCCCTCCAGGACCTGAGCAATGTCCATGGCAAGAGCCCGCAACGCAGGAGCTTCAGCGAAGGCAGTGGTCCCCGCCAGGCCACGCCCCAACTGGCGGCACTGAGGAGCTGCCTGCCACGCGGTGGAGTCGGTGTAGGTGGCGGTGCCGCCGCTCTAGAGGACTCGCAGCTCTCGTCCTCTCGAATGGGTGACACCACGCTAGATCGTATGCTAGATGCCATTATTGAATCCGCACGGAAGGAGGTGCGCTACAAGCCGAATGTGGTGGCCACTGCCACAACCACAGCAGCCCCCACCACCACTGTCCTACCCGAGAACGCCGAGTGGAGTGAGACCAGTGTCCACGAAATGGAGGTACGCACTCCCACCCACTTGAAGCGCCAGCGGGTGGTGCGCCGCAAGAATCCCCACAAAACCACCGGTCCCACCACTGGGGGCCAACGtcccaccagcaccaccaccaccgcccaGCAACTGGAGCACATTCCCAGCACGAAGCGGTGCCTGAGCTTCTCCTCCAGCTCCAACTCCAGCGACCTGGAAGTCGAGGAGGATGACGAGGAGAACCAGCAGGTGGCCAAGAGGGGATCCCTGGCCACACCGCCCTCCCACTGCACCACCACGAGCAGCACTAGCAGcggcagcagtggcagcagcagcggggCAACTGACTTTGGAGAAGCCTCGCCAAGGGGCAGCATCGATCTGAGCATTTCTTACGACGCCAAGGAGCAGAAACTGAATGTACATG TGATTCGCTGTCGGGACTTGCAACGTTCCCATGGCGGCAACGGTGGCAGCATCAATGCCTACGTTAAGGTGGCTCTGTCCGGTACAGGATCCGGCTATGGATCCGGTTCGGGTTCGGGATCGAGTGGCCAGCGCGACCAGCGCACCGCTGTTCATCGGCACTCGAGTCGTCCCTATTTTGACCAGCGCTTCAGCTTCCCGATTTGCGGTGGCGATTTCAAGGATAACGACGATTTCAAGGAGCAGAGCCTTCAGCTGGCAGTGTGGCACCGAGATCGCCATTTAAA ACGCAGCGAATTTTTGGGCTGCAGCACTTTCCCATTGAGCGAACTACTGCAGCCGCACGCCGGCACCACGGCCGGATCCTACAAGCTGCAGGCGCAGGGATGTCCACCGCCTAGCCACCGCCAGAGTCGCGAGAACCAGCACCACAATCACCAGAGTCACGCATCCGTATCCGCGGCGAGCACTAATCCCGGAGAGAATCCGGagaaggcagcagcagcaggaggaggaggaggagaacgCGAGGGTGAGGAGCAAGAGAATAGCACGGAAATGGCTGCCATTACAGCAACGCCACAAAAGGCAGCGGCCACCACCGGAACTGGCACTGGATCTGTATCCGTTTCCGGATCCACAGCCGCCGCCCTGACCCTCAACGATGAGGTGATCAGCATTAGCATCGATGGAGATCCCAGCCAGCAGGCCGGCCAGCAACCGATGCGACTCAGCAAGAAGGCCCTCCACCAGCGCGACGCCGACGAGAATCTCTTCCTGAGATTCCTGGAACTCGATCCGCCGGCGGACGGGAATGCCAACAGTACGACTGTGGGCGCCACCGGCGACAAGACGGCCAACTCGTCCTCGAACGCCAAGGCCAACGAGAGCAATGCCAACCACTTGAACGGCTCCGCCAGTCGACGACACTCCACCATGCCGAACAGTGCTggtggcggcggaggaggagcaggagtgGGAGGAGGCAGTGGCTCCGGAAGGCAAACCGGAAGGACACCCTTCACGATGACCAAACGACTGACCAGAACCGAGGAGCGGGGCTTCGGGTTCTCGATCGTTTGGACCCATCCGCCCCGGGTGGAGAAGGTGGAGGCAGGCCTCTCGGCGGACCGGTGCGGCATCCTGCCCGGCGACTATGTGATCTTTGTGGACATGCACAATGTGGTCACGATGCCCGAGGCTGATGTTCTGAACTTGATACGATCGCAGGGCTCGGCCTTGACGTTGGAGATTTTCAGAAGGTCAGGCGCGGGCGCCACCACAATCTCGACGgccaccaccgccaccgccacagCCATCGCTGCTGCTCCCCCCAAGAAGATCTACGGCCTGGATGCCGGCATAGGCATTGGCATCGGTGTGGAGGAGCCACTGTTGCCCACCAGCTTGAGCACCACCAGCACCCACGCCCAACCCCAGGGCGTTGTCTCCAGTCTGCAGAGGAGTGCCAGTTCCCGCGTCCAGACGGCCATCAGTCGTCCGGCCACCGCCTGCTCGGGCACCACGTCCTCCATCGAGGCCGCCAAGCGGCGGCTGCACCTGCCCCAGGTCACCTTCAGCAAGGAG TCCATTGTGCCCATCACGGACAATCGGAGGCGTTTCCTGCTCCAGCTGATCAGCCGGGAGCAGAACTTCACGGCCGCCCTGCACTTTGGCGTCCAGCGCTTCGTCCAGCCCTTGGTGGAGCGCAAGGACCTCATCTCGCCGAACGACCATCGCACCCTGTTCCAGAACATTGACGAGCTGCTGCGCATCGCCGAGGACATCCTGGAGCAACTGTGCAGCAGCGAGCaacaggaccaggaccagccCCAGATGAACTTCGCCTCGCGGGTCTATCTCTCGAAGACCACGGCGATCTGTGCCGCCTACAAGAAGTACTGCAACGGCATCAAGCGGGCGGACTGTGTCCTGGTGAACAAGTCCCGGCAGACGGGCTCCGAGTTCATTGCCTTCATCACGGAGCCGGCGGTGCCAAGGAAGAGGCCCGATCTCACCATGTTCATCCACCGGCCGCTGCAGCACTTCCGGGAGATCCTCAAGCTGATGCAGCTCCTGGCCGGCAACTGTCACGTTGACACCGAGGAGCACAAGAACTTCAGCACGGTGATTGCCGAGCTCCAAGCCGCCTACAGAGAGATCACCGTGAGCAGTGGGCTGATGGAGCCCCTGGGCGAGGGCCGGCCGCTCCTAACGCTGCAGGACCTGGAGTCGCGAATGGTCTTCACCAAGTGCAAGCCCTTCACGCTGGCCGTGCAGGGCCGCCAGTGGATCTTCGGCGGGGACTTGTCCCGCGTCGAGGGTCGCTCGGTGAAGCCCTACTGGACGCTGCTCTTCAGCGACATCATTGTCTTTGCGAAGGTCAGTCGGGATCGGGTGCTCTTCATCACCGAGGAGCCCATACCCATTGCCAATGTGGTGGACTCCTGCTTCCACATGCGCAAGAAGA CCACCGAGTTCCGTCTGACGGTGGATCCCAATGGCCGTCTGGCCGAGAGCCCCACGGGCTACTGTGCCCCGGATCTCACCCGCACCCCCAAGAGAGGAGCCCGCCGGAAGAGCCTCATCCTGAGAGCTCCCTCCCTGGAGCTAAAGGCTGTTTGGCAGAACCTGCTGCAGCGTCAAAT ATTTCTTGTGAATGCCGCCCTGGGATCGACACCTCTATCCAGTCCGCTGGACTCACCAGACGTCCTGAACACCCTCGTGCCCCTGAGCGACATCGGCCTGACCTCCGCCTCGATGGGATCGATGAAGCTGCCGTCGCTGGACAGCATCCACctgaagcagcagcagaaacagcAG CAGCGCAGCAATAATTCCCAAACAGCGGCCACCGATCGATCCGTGGATCGATCCCATGGCCCGCACTCCCACAGCGGCCACAGCGGCCATGCCGTGGAGCAGATCGAGCTGCTGATCGACGAAAAGTGCCGCATCTTAAACAAGACCGGCACCCCCAAGTCGAGTGCCCTCCACCTGGCCAACTGGATGAAGGGCCAGCTGgacaaacagcagcagcaggcccgACTGGCGGCCATTGCCCGCTCCCAGGAGAATGTCAGTGCCGAGGACGAGCAGCTGATATTCAACAGCGACAGCGAGCAGGACGAAAGGATCACCTACTGGACGCGCCAGCAGCTGGAGAAGCGCACCAAGGAGCTCAACCTGGCCAAGGAGAACGGCGGCCTCTCCGCCAAGCCAAACTTTGGTGGGAAGCGCCTCAGCGGCGTTGAGGAGCTCAGCATGAGCGCCACCTCGGACATATATTCCACCACGTCGGAGGCGGAGGGTGTGACGAGCCAGATCAGCCAGTCGCACAGCACAACGTCGGACAGTCAG ATCACCGTACGCTCCAGTCCCATTGTCCTGGACAAGCTGGCCGTGTGCCGGCACTGCCACAAGAACTGCCAACAAAGCGGCGGTGGTGCAGTGCGTCCTGGCGGCGTGAATACGTCCAACTCCACACCCGTGCTCCTCTGCAACTCCCTGAAGGTCCAGCACAGCCAGTCCTCCCCAAATCGATGCTGTAAGCTGAACGGCCTGGGAGCTGGGGAGCATGGCGCCGATAAAGGATCAGAGACACGAACTGGCGCCAGAACGGGAACGGAGACTGGGACGGGCAGCATGACCAGCATGTCCAGTAGCACAATAACCGGGGAGTTCTCCTCCAAGGTAGTGGCTAGCAGCAGTCGCCGGGAGACCGGCGACACGGAGAGCGATGTCGCCCAACTGATCACCGACGAAATCTCGATTTCCCAATCAGAGGCGACGGATGACAGTGTTGGGGCGATCccgaacagcagcagcagtgccGGCGACTCCAAACTACGTCATCTAGAACAGAATACAGTCACAGCCACCCCAGCCAGTCCGTCCCTGCCCAATGGTCACTGTAGTGGGGGAACTGGTGGTTCGCCCAAGCCACTGCCACCGCCCCGTCGCACCCGAATCGTGGCCCAGATGTGCCAGGAACCGGCCCGGCCCAAGGCCAATCAGCAGGTGAAGGCCATTGTCACCATAACGGAGACGGCCCGCATCATGCGGAGCAGTCCCACCAAGGGATCCAGCTCCGTGGGCGGATCACCGGCCAAGTACTCGGCCTGCCACTGTCGCTGCACCCCAGAGGACTTCACGAACGCCCAGCTCTCGCCGGACAAGATGGAGCACCAGACCTGCAAGCTCCTCGAATCGCCCAAGCAAACGGCCACCACCatgaagcagcagcaggagaagCAGGAGGACGACCAGCTGTCCCTGATGCTCATCGGCCTGGCCCAGTTCGCGCCGGCGGCCAAGCTGTGCGGCCAGGACCGGCTGGCCAAGGAGGAGAAGAGCCTGAGCAGCAGCACGCCCACCATTGCGGTGGTGCCGCCCACTCCCGACGCCGTGCTCACGAAAACCACCACCCACGTGTGGGACAATAGCGGCTGCTCCTCGAACGGCACCGGCACGGCCACCACTAGCACCGCCACCACGACCACCAAGCAGCCACGGCAGGCCATCATCGAAAACATACCCGAGGACTCCTGCGACGAATCGCCCCTCGACGAAGAGCCCCCCTACCGACCCATGAGCAGTGCCCTGCGGCGCTTCGGCACGATGTCCAGCCTGGAGAAGCTGCCCTCCGACGATCGGATGGACGAGGCCGACGAGCTGGACGACGACCTGGAGCCCTACACCTCGAACGGGCATGTATCTCCGCCGCAGAacgacgaggacgacgaggaggaggccCGATCGGACAAGGCTCTGGTGCAGAACCTAAACGACCTGGGAGGGGCCAGTTCCTCGTCGGGTATCCTCGTCAATGGCGATGTCCTGGCCAGCGGGGCCTGGACCAACCGGGCCGGGGCCTTCGTCTCCGACAAAATGTCCTTCTTCGAGGAGTCGCGGGCCTTCATCGACAAGTACTTGGGCCGATGGAATGCCGGGGATGGGCAGCAGTCGCAGCAGCAGTCCCACCACCAGCCCGGCACCGCCTCGGAGACGGACGAGCAGATGGACGAGTGCACCTCGGGCGCCACCAGCGGCGAGGAGGTTTGGGGCACACCCACCAGCGGCGGGGACAACGACGACCAGGACATGCAGCTGATCAACTCGGAGAACACACACTCG TCGCCCACCAAGTCGAGCACCTCGCTGAACGATGACGATGACACGGAACTGATGATGGACGAACTACTGATGGCGCCACCGATGACGGCCAGCACGATCCGAGGACTGCTGCCACG ACGTCGACTTGAGCCATTATTCGAGGAAGAGACGGAGAGCGACGAAGAGAAGACTCAGCAGGATAGCGATGACGTCAAAAAGGTGG GGGGAAGCAACGACCAATGGCCACTACCTAGAGGATTCGGCTGGAAGTTCAAGCGACAGCGAGGTGGAGCCAGTGGCGGAGGCGGGGGCGGCGGGAGTCCAACCACCAGTTCCAGTCCCAGTTGTGCCGGATCTGGAGGAGGATCCAGCGGAGCAGCAGTTGGTggcggaggagcagcagcagcaccggGAGCCACTGCATCCGATGGCGATGGGACCACGTCCCTTGGTCACCACACGTTTACTACCCACCACAGCCATTACCACGCAAGTGGATCGCGTCCTGGATCCTCCAGTGGTCTCATCCTGCGAGTATCTGCTCGATCAGCGCCGATCCGACGACGTCGTGGCGCCGGCGGACAAATCTCAGATGCCAGCAGCGATGCCGGCAGTGACGGTGATGAGTACGGGGATCGGATccacgacgacgacgacgatgacgatgacgacgacgaggatGACGACGATGAGGGCCACAACCACATcgacgacgatgacgacgacgatgcCGAGTCGAGCTCCCTCATCGACTACTACAACAATCAGCAGCGGGAGCGGCACTACCAGCTCCGGCGGCAGAGCCAGCGGCAGGCCAGCGGCGAAGTTCGTCCCGCCTCCGCCGCCTCCGCGTCGTTTGCTGCTCACGCAGACAGATCTAAGCGCTGCCAAGGTCAAAACG GAGCCACCTCAAAGAAAATCTGGCGGTACTGCTGA